A genomic region of Brevibacillus sp. JNUCC-41 contains the following coding sequences:
- the flaG gene encoding flagellar protein FlaG — protein sequence MLESLSTNILSSQLRTAISEGISSYYQREMNTLAYSEQSVESTDEPSKEKMQELVDNLNTFLNPAHTAVRFEYHEKLNEYYVKVVDDVTDETIREIPPKKLLDFYAAMTEFVGIMVDEKI from the coding sequence ATGCTGGAGAGTTTGTCCACGAATATTCTTTCCTCACAACTTAGAACAGCAATCTCGGAAGGAATCAGTTCATATTATCAGCGGGAAATGAATACGCTTGCCTATTCGGAGCAAAGTGTAGAATCTACTGATGAGCCTTCAAAAGAAAAGATGCAGGAATTGGTGGATAATTTGAACACCTTCCTGAATCCGGCACATACGGCCGTTCGTTTTGAATATCACGAAAAGCTGAATGAGTACTATGTCAAGGTAGTCGATGACGTGACGGATGAGACGATCAGGGAAATTCCTCCGAAGAAGTTATTGGATTTCTATGCGGCAATGACGGAGTTTGTCGGCATAATGGTGGATGAAAAAATATAA
- a CDS encoding flagellin yields the protein MIINHNITALNTHRQLGAATNAQSKSMEKLASGMRINRAGDDAAGLAISEKMRGQIRGLDQASRNAQDGISLIQTAEGALNETHDILQRMRELAVQSSNDTNTDTDRAELQKEVDQLSQEITRVAENTEFNTKKLINGDAKDVTFHIGANEGQNIKLTINNMDADSLGVQGQIGDKTALEGNSEIEIRNDKGEAVKVTFTAAGDKDAAAVNETTATLSDDGKTLTITLAQEAGDTTNPGAISAKQQDVLDAINKASKGSVIATVVDGGDLTQAATVGADTTTSTTLNKDATKGINISDQKSASDSIKTIENAITTVSAERSKLGANQNRLEHTINNLSTSSENLTAAESRIRDTDMAKTMMDQTKNSILSQAAQAMLAQANQQPQGVLQLLR from the coding sequence ATGATTATCAATCACAATATCACAGCTCTTAACACGCACCGTCAATTAGGTGCAGCAACGAATGCACAATCTAAATCGATGGAGAAACTTGCATCAGGTATGCGTATCAATCGTGCAGGCGATGACGCAGCTGGTCTTGCAATCTCTGAAAAAATGCGTGGACAAATCCGCGGTCTGGATCAAGCTTCTCGTAATGCTCAAGATGGTATTAGCTTAATCCAAACAGCTGAAGGTGCATTAAACGAAACTCACGACATTCTACAACGTATGCGTGAACTTGCTGTTCAATCTTCAAATGACACAAACACGGATACTGACCGTGCTGAACTTCAAAAAGAAGTGGATCAACTGTCTCAAGAGATCACTCGTGTTGCTGAAAACACTGAGTTCAACACGAAGAAATTGATCAACGGTGATGCTAAAGATGTAACTTTCCACATCGGTGCTAACGAAGGTCAAAACATTAAATTGACTATCAACAATATGGATGCTGATTCTTTAGGCGTACAAGGTCAAATCGGAGATAAGACTGCTCTTGAAGGTAACAGTGAAATCGAAATTAGAAACGACAAGGGTGAAGCGGTTAAAGTCACATTCACAGCTGCTGGAGACAAAGATGCTGCTGCTGTAAATGAAACAACTGCTACATTAAGTGATGATGGTAAAACACTTACTATCACATTAGCTCAAGAAGCTGGGGATACTACTAATCCTGGTGCTATTTCAGCTAAACAGCAAGATGTTTTAGATGCAATTAATAAAGCGAGCAAGGGATCAGTAATAGCTACCGTTGTTGATGGTGGGGATCTTACTCAGGCTGCTACTGTAGGTGCTGATACCACAACTTCAACTACATTAAACAAAGATGCTACAAAAGGTATCAACATTTCTGATCAAAAATCTGCATCTGATTCAATCAAAACGATTGAAAATGCGATTACAACAGTATCAGCAGAACGTTCTAAATTGGGTGCAAACCAAAACCGTTTAGAACATACAATTAACAACTTGAGCACTTCTTCAGAGAACTTAACTGCTGCAGAATCTCGTATCCGAGACACCGACATGGCTAAGACTATGATGGATCAAACTAAGAACTCCATTCTTTCTCAAGCAGCACAAGCCATGCTCGCGCAAGCAAACCAGCAACCCCAGGGCGTTCTTCAATTACTTCGTTAA
- the csrA gene encoding carbon storage regulator CsrA — MLVLTRKPNEAIMIGDDIEITILSVEGEQIKLGINAPKNVDIHRKEVYLSIQQENRTASKTETNFLENINEHFKKKS; from the coding sequence ATGCTCGTTTTGACCAGAAAACCAAATGAAGCGATCATGATCGGCGATGATATCGAGATTACGATCCTGTCCGTTGAGGGGGAACAGATTAAACTGGGGATCAATGCCCCTAAAAACGTCGATATCCATAGGAAGGAAGTCTATCTGTCCATCCAGCAGGAAAATAGAACAGCCTCAAAAACAGAAACCAATTTTCTGGAAAATATAAATGAGCATTTCAAGAAAAAATCTTAA
- the fliW gene encoding flagellar assembly protein FliW gives MIIQTKFHGELELAEKEIYIFENGIPGFLEEKQFCLLALDDTPFFVLQSIETKGLAFIVTDPFEVFHDYEVKLTDEVLSSLQIETELEVITFVILTIQDPFNETTANLQAPIIINGPKKVGKQFIMNASEYRTKHRLFEPPTEQGGK, from the coding sequence ATGATCATACAAACAAAATTTCATGGCGAACTCGAATTAGCAGAGAAAGAGATTTATATATTTGAAAACGGGATACCAGGGTTTTTAGAAGAAAAACAGTTTTGCTTGCTAGCTTTGGATGACACGCCCTTTTTCGTCCTGCAATCGATAGAAACAAAAGGGCTTGCCTTCATTGTAACGGACCCTTTTGAAGTGTTTCACGATTACGAAGTGAAGCTCACGGATGAGGTGTTATCTTCTTTACAAATTGAAACGGAACTGGAAGTCATCACTTTCGTCATCTTAACGATCCAGGACCCTTTCAATGAAACGACGGCCAATCTACAGGCTCCCATCATCATAAACGGCCCCAAAAAAGTCGGTAAGCAATTTATCATGAATGCTAGTGAATACCGTACAAAGCACAGACTGTTTGAACCTCCAACAGAACAGGGGGGGAAATGA
- a CDS encoding DUF6470 family protein, with translation MQIPQIRLQSTPMKIGLNLEQPVQQIEQKAAVQSIEQPQAILEIQTTPGKLTIDQSQAREDMDLKSLSRRVDEFAKQGYQDWLAGMARRAQQGTELRHIEKGGNPIAEQARQNSKGPDKQFKLGWIPSHFSVKLDYEPARVEIEATVQKPIIDAQINGAIHTYTPGSVDVEILQKNALDIDFINLFPDEIGQ, from the coding sequence ATGCAGATTCCACAAATCAGATTGCAATCCACCCCCATGAAGATTGGATTGAATCTAGAGCAGCCTGTACAGCAAATCGAACAGAAGGCGGCGGTCCAATCTATCGAACAGCCGCAAGCCATACTGGAGATTCAAACGACACCAGGCAAGCTGACGATCGATCAGTCACAAGCAAGGGAAGACATGGATTTGAAAAGCCTCTCAAGAAGAGTCGATGAATTTGCAAAGCAGGGATATCAGGATTGGCTGGCGGGTATGGCAAGACGTGCCCAGCAGGGAACGGAACTGAGGCATATTGAAAAAGGCGGCAATCCAATCGCTGAACAGGCCAGGCAAAACAGCAAAGGGCCTGATAAGCAATTCAAACTCGGATGGATTCCCTCTCATTTCAGCGTGAAGCTGGACTACGAGCCGGCCCGAGTGGAGATTGAAGCAACCGTACAAAAACCGATCATTGATGCTCAAATCAATGGGGCGATCCATACTTACACACCAGGAAGTGTGGATGTGGAAATTCTACAAAAAAATGCGCTGGATATAGATTTCATCAATTTATTTCCAGATGAGATAGGGCAGTGA
- the flgL gene encoding flagellar hook-associated protein FlgL, with product MRVTQSMLTNNMLSNLSNSYEKMSKLQEQVSSQKKFSKPSDNPVAAMMGMGYRTNLNQIGQYQSNIAEATNWIDSTDDAITEAVSAMQRIRELTVQGSNGTYEGEQLKTITEEIKQLKEHLITLGDTQIGGKYIFNGQDTNVRPSSVKDANGNTVYGTGDINLEVFSGISLKINTDGSKIFGDALAAGGSIDQTIEALENGGDVSGTLEALDATINNFLGMQAQVGARQNRIELMTDRLKQQEVFATEILSKNEDVDIEKAIMDLTTQESVHSAALSIGAKIMQPSLLDFLR from the coding sequence ATGCGGGTAACGCAATCGATGCTAACCAATAATATGTTGAGCAATTTAAGCAACAGTTACGAAAAGATGTCCAAGCTGCAAGAGCAGGTTTCCTCGCAAAAGAAATTCTCCAAACCATCCGATAACCCTGTTGCGGCCATGATGGGAATGGGGTACCGGACAAACCTCAATCAAATAGGGCAGTATCAAAGTAACATTGCCGAGGCGACCAATTGGATCGACAGCACGGATGATGCCATTACGGAAGCGGTTTCCGCCATGCAGCGGATTCGTGAATTAACCGTTCAAGGAAGCAATGGCACGTATGAAGGGGAACAACTTAAAACGATTACTGAAGAAATTAAACAATTAAAAGAACATCTCATAACTCTTGGCGACACACAGATTGGCGGGAAATATATTTTCAACGGTCAGGATACGAATGTGAGGCCATCGTCCGTTAAAGATGCGAATGGAAATACGGTGTATGGCACAGGGGATATAAACCTTGAAGTGTTTTCCGGGATTTCCCTTAAAATCAATACGGACGGTTCCAAGATTTTTGGTGATGCACTCGCTGCCGGCGGAAGCATCGACCAGACGATCGAGGCACTCGAAAACGGCGGGGACGTAAGCGGCACACTGGAAGCACTTGATGCAACGATAAATAATTTCTTAGGCATGCAGGCACAGGTTGGTGCTAGGCAGAATCGGATTGAGCTGATGACGGACCGTCTCAAGCAGCAGGAGGTTTTTGCCACTGAAATCCTTTCGAAAAATGAGGATGTCGATATCGAAAAGGCGATCATGGATTTGACGACCCAGGAAAGTGTCCATAGTGCTGCTTTAAGCATCGGCGCAAAAATCATGCAACCGAGTTTATTGGATTTTCTTCGCTAA